The following DNA comes from Mauremys reevesii isolate NIE-2019 linkage group 23, ASM1616193v1, whole genome shotgun sequence.
TCCTCTTCTTGAACAATCTACAGATGAACAGCACTCCTTAAGATGGGCTTTGCCAAGGCAGAGcaagcactgtgtgtgtgagggggtcaCTGTTGGGAAACGCCACTCCACACAAAGGACAATGCTTAAACCTGGGGAGGGCATCGTGGGGGGGCGCAgccactaattaaaaaaaaatagagagagaataTGAAAACTAACACTTAACTATGTACAATACGCTGCACAAAAAGAATGAATGTAAGGTTGTGAAAACCACCACCACACgagctctgactccagctgaTGGGtgatgagaaggaactgagggggctggggcagtgtcaTCTCATATCACTGGCTGCTGCCCCTCCAatggtactgctaggcaaaagtCTCCGGCTCCTGCGTTTGGGTTGTGCACACACCTACTTGGAATATAGGTCTTCagctactcaaagaagaaatgtacctagtgggattttcaaacatgcCTATTAGGTCCAATATAGatccactaggtgcctatctgcatctttaggtgcccaaatatcTCTGATAATCTGGCACTAACACTCTAATGACAATAGATGCTACAAAGTAAAGCCGTGTTGCATTGTATGCTTACTCCCAGAGGTGAAGTTGGTTCTAGGGAACAAAGcaaggtttggaaaacaaaaatacCCTCTCACATCTTCATCTATATTCCCAAATGGAAACCTTTGTTCAGTGGCAAATTCATTTGGCTGAGAATTCCCTCCCTTCAACAACCACCCTACAGACCTTTGATCTCTTCTGTACTTTATTTGTGCTTCAGATCAACACTGAAAATGGCTGTGGGAGTTAATGTGGGAGCCCCTGCTGTTTGTATTGTATAGATAATGCATAAAGAGTGGCTACATTGAACTGGAACCGTAATTAAAACACATATTATTTAGCATGGCCAGAATGGACACACCCCACcagataaatattttaaagtatgtCAGGGATTCTCAGTCCTTTTCAGAGAGAGAACCACATCTTAACAGTGAGAACATCTCCTGGATTTCCCCTTATGCAAGCTCTCCTCTCACTGACAACTGAGTAACATCCTCAATAGCAAGGAAAAGTAATGCTAGGAAAGTAGTTCATGTGTTTTAAGTTTTTTCTCAAGGTAATCTAGCAACTTGGAACTAGGAGGAGATGGCAGCACCATGCAACCAGCTGTCTCTCTGTGGTCTGCTAGGACATGTTCCAAGGAGCCGTTTGAGGTATGTCACACATGGAGGTGACACAGCCAGCATCCCTTTAAAAATGGAAGTTGAAAGTTCAGACTGAAGCAGTGCAGCActctttaaataaattatttgctaTTTCCTGCCGACTCTACCTTGCAAAGCTTGACTTTAAAAGACATATAGGCTCATTACTAAGCTGGGACCAATTATTTCCTCTCTTAGCCTTGGCAAGAGCAGATGAGTATGGTTTTATTTACACAGGGAGCAGTACAAGAATGAGGCAGATGGGAACACAACTAATCCGCCCAATTTTCCAAAGTCGCTAATTAATTTGGGTGCCTCAATATTTAGGTAATCAGTTGATgtgaacaggagctgtgggaattaacacctctgaaaatcagaagtGTTAGTATTTCAAGTTGGGCATCCTAGAATTAGTGGACAATTTCAAAAAGAGAATGACAGTTAAAAGTAACAGAAGACAGAAAACACTTACTGGTAATGTCATGCGATTCCAAGTAGAAGCAGTGATGGGATCATGGACATAGCTCCTTCGAGTAGATAGCTCAGATGCACTTAAGCTACTTTGGGTCCTTCTGAATTCTAATTCAGGGGTATTCCAAGAATTAATAGTGGCCCTGGACCTTCTTGAATTCTGCTCAAGTAAATGTATTCTTGCATTGGCCTCTTCCGTTTCAGAGAGGTCTGTAGAGGACTTGCATGCCTTTGTACGAGTGGAAGCTGTATTTTTTTCCACTTTGATTTGAGAGTCTTCCAAAGATTGTAATCCCCGCCTTGTCCTCCAAGAACTTCTCAGAGTGATGTGTTTTGTCTCTGGTGACTCTGCTTCTAAAGGCCCATGGCTTTTCCAGCTGATTGTCTCTAAGGATGGCTCATAATTGTTCTTCTCAATGGGTTCAGAAGGTTTTATCAGAATACTGCTTCTTGAAATTAGTGTTTCTGTCCTGTTTCTCAGAGCTAAATCCCCAATTTTATCTGCCTCAGATAATTTCAGAGCAATATCACTCTTATTAATTGAGATCTCAAAGGGTGTGCTGATGTTGTTTGTTATGGTTGACAGCTCATTTGGAGTGACTCTAATATTGCTGGTAGAAGTATGTCTTTCCTTTGCGGCTTCATTTGTGTTGGTCCTTGTGTTGGCTGGCTCAGAAGGGAAGATTGTTatgctgcttgtcattttatttGTCACAGTTTTAAAGAGAGATTTCTGGTTTTGAGAGTATTCTTCAGACCCAGCCCCTCCCATTACTTCTTTCATGTCCTTTTCAATTATTACAGGTTTAATGATGGCTTTTGATCTCAAAGCTTCTCTAGGGCTGAATGACTTTCTGGATTTCAATCCTATGCTGGCAGCGTCTGAAGATGTCTTTATGGATTTGGGGGGGTCATCTTCATTTCCAGTATTTTTATCATTTTCAAAGAGAGATGCTCTGAGAACTCCTCTGGAGCTTGAGAATTCTCTGGAACTAGGTTTCTTTCTCTTCTCCAGCTCTGACTCAGTAGTAGCATTGGTGCTTTTACCAATCTCCTCATCTGTACTAAGTTTTTCATGGCTAGCTGGTTTGATGGCTTTGGATCTCAAAGAGTCAGATTTTATGCCAACATTTGTCTGAACTGTAACTGATGGTGCAGATTGGTCCATTTCTTCCTTACCTTGACTTGTGAGAATCTGTAAGATGTCTTCTTGACTTCTTGAGCTGTTTGAATACTTTATTAAAGTTGAAGGCTTTGTATTTTCATGAAAAGTGTCTGTAAATTCTCTTTCTTGGGAGTTTATTGTTCTTTTAGATTTCCCTTCTGGGGACTGTCTGTGAGATAAAACAGAGGCTGTTGCTGCTTCTGCTTTAGAGCTGGTGGATTCAGCTGCTAACATCTGAGAAGAGATATGGTATCTATATGATGAAGCTGTTTCATTGGATGGTGCATGATTATTTTTCATAAAGGGTCTCTCTACACATAGATCAGACAACTCTGTTTGGCTTGTTTTCATCTTTTCAGTCAAAGATACAGTCATTTCTCCTTTGCTTGATTTTTCATCAAGTGCATCAGAGTTACCTTGGCAAACATCACTAAATGATTGAGATAGCTTTTCAACCTTGGTCTTCAACCCACTTTCATTCCCAGGTTTGGAAGAGGCTTTCCAAGATTTGTGCTCATGTGCAGCCGGTGGGTATCGACTCAGCACAGATGGCTGCTCTCTTGATTTCTTCACTTCATTTTGTGGAGCACCACTATCTTTCTGCATAGATAAATATGTAGCAATTGCTGATTTGTCTTCCATTCTTTTTGTATCAGTAATCACAGTTTCTAGTAGAGCAAATGTACTAGATGCCTTTGCTGTTCTCCTAGTAATTAAACTTGGACTGGGAACTTGCTTGCTACTTGTGGTATAACTGTCATTATTGGAAGAGAACTCTCTGTTCCGTGTTCTTTCTCGTTTATGCTGAGGTGAAAGCTCCCGTGACTTGTGTTTTGAAATTGCCGGCTCAGCTGCGATACCTCTGTAGTTAGGCCTGTCATGTCTAATTCTGCTGGGAAGGCTCATTTCTTCACTTTCCACCTCACCGTTCTCCATatccttttgtttctttatttgaATTTTAATCTCTTCCAACTGACCAGTCAGGAGCTTGTTTTTATTCTGTTCACTCAGATAACTATCTTGCAGGTCATTATTTttggctttcatttttttaagttcttcttcTAAAgattcaaaatgtttaatttgacTTTTAAGTTTCTCAATTTCTTGGTTGAGATCTTTCACTTTGTTGTCTTCTTGATTTTTATTCTTTTGATTTTCTGATTTATTTCTGGTTTCATTTTCTACATGCTTTAGGTAATCCAAGCTTCCCTTTCTCCTGGTTTCTTTAGAGGGCAATGCAGGGGTCAAGTCATCTTCAATTCTCAGGTCATTTCTATCCAGAAGACTATTTGATGATCTTTCTAGCAGGTTTGATGCATTTCTAGTTTGATCTGCCCTATTTAGTTTGTTGTTTTGTTCTAGTTTTTGTGTTAGCTCCTGGATTAATTTTTCATTCTGCTTTTCTCTTTCATTGAAGTGTTTTCTTTCACTAGCAAAGCTCAGTGTTAAAGATTTCAGCTTTTCTAACTCACTTACTAAACTATGTTCAGTTTTATCCAGTCTATCTTCAGATGCTTCAAGTTCTCTTACTTTCATCCTAAGTATTTCCAACTCTGTAGATATTTTTTTGGTCAAATTTTTTTCTTCATTAAGGCTCAGACACAGCTGAGTACAATCGTTTTTGCTCCTGCCGAAAGCTTCCTCCAGTTTTTCCAGTTCTGCCATTCTCTTCTGAAGCCGTTCAATTTCTGATTTAAGTTCTCGAGTGagactttcctcctcctccagtttTTCCTTCATCAACTGACAGAGCTCTTCAGCTTTTCTTATTTCTTCATCCTTGCCTTCAATTTTCAGCACTCTTTTTCTCAGAGCTTCTACGTCGGCCAGCATGCTAGAATTGCTGCCTTCTGCCTGGATAACTTTGTCCTGAAGGTCAAGAAGCTCATCCTCTGCTTTCTGGAGATTTTTTGTTGCTTCTTCCAGTTCATCAAGACGACGGCCAAGACTCTGTAACTTGAATCGAAGATGGCGATTTGAAGTCTCCTTATAACCTGTAAATtctgccatttttattttttgttgttgggttCAATTTTCTTCAGTTTGGATCAGAGGAGTGATTTTAAACATGTCAGTTTCCCTTGAATCCTGCAGCTCCTTTGACAGAGACAATTTTAGCCTGAAAGGAGAAAATAAAGTGAGTACAGGAGGGTAGGAAATGTTTCTTCTGTATAATCTCTTCTTTCATTAAACATGATTCTGAAAGCTAGAATTCAGAGCATAAGGAGTGACACAGTGGAAAAGATAAGTGGCCCATTTAGTCTAATAATACAGTGTACTCTCTCCAACAGTATCCCACCACTGGTGGGTGGGAGAAATGAATACCCTCCTAAGCTCAGTTACGCAGACAATATGTATGTGTAtcctagggtgatcagatagcaagtgtgaaaaatcaggacaggggtggaggagtaataggagcccatataaaaaaagccccaaatatcgggactgtccctataaaatcaggacatctggtcatcctagtgcaggggtcagcaacctttcagaagtggtgtgccaagtcttcatttattcactctaatttaaggtttcgtgtgctagtaatacattttaatgtttttagaaggttgctttctataagtctataatatataactaaactattgttgtatgtaaagtaaataaggtttttaaaatgtgtaagaagcttcatttaaaattaaaattaaaatgcagagcctcccagaccagtggtcaggacctgggcagtgtgagtgccactgaaaatcagcttgcgtgccgcctttggcacatgtgccataggttgcctacccctgccctagtaTATCCACTCAGCGCCCCTCCAAGACTGGTTAGTGCTGTTTGTGCGCATGCGTGTGTGATGCGTGCTCCTCTGTGACTGGTTAGTTGTGTGAATATGCACACATTATGGATCCCTGCACAAAACTATTCCATTAGCAGATACCTCACTTCAGAGAAATGTGTACATCTCAGGCAAACTCTTATCAGACAGAGAATCAATGACCATAAACTAGAGATGGAAACTAGAAGACACGAAGTACATAAAAAGAGGAAAGGCTAAAGTAACTAAACACTGCCTACACCAGTGTTCAAAATACAGGAAAGAAATTTCCTCAAATAATCAGGAATCCTAGAATTTTTCATGAAAAGGCAACAAGGAACATCTGTGCCTGATTCTGGCAGAAAGGAGATGGCAAATATGGCATTGCTCTGTGGAGCAACCTGCCTCTGGATCAGAGATGGACCCAAAGGGGTTAACCCAACCACAGAGGTTGGATATTTTGCAAGTTAAATTCAGAACAGATTAAAGTCTAGTCCTGGGCAATGGCTGATGGATTGCATTTGCCTCTCACAGACACCCTTTGGCAACATCTAGATAGTTTGTAATGACAATAAGGAGTAGAATCTGAGTGCGCCCCAAGCCCTGGATGGGTGgagaaggaagagggagaagacTTGCTGAATTTCTGCTGGAACCTGATAAGTGGTGTTTGTGTGAGCTGAATTCCTTACTGAATACACAGCGTATATGTGGGGATTGCCTGTATTGTAGCAGGGATGACTGACTTACCACTCAGCTGCTGTCTCTTGGGAAGAACTGCCCAGGTCAGAATTCCCTAGGTTTTCAAagatcagggaacagaaatacaAAATATTCCCAGAACTTTTCTAATGCAGCTGTGTAACTGATCTATCTGCAAAACTGCCAGCCAGTATGTGAGCCTGCTGCCATCTACTGGAGACGGAAACAAATGCAGAATGAGAGAGTTAGAACCCAGGATACTGcatctgtggcctggtctacactacgagtttatgtcgaatttagcagcattaaatcgaattaaccctgcacccgtccacacaacgaagccatttttgtcaacataaagggctcttcaaatcgatttctgtactcctccccgatgaggggagtaacactgaaatcgacattgccatttcgaattagggttagtgtggccgcaattcgacgctATTGGCCTccggtagctatcccacagtgcgccattgtgaccgctctggacagcaatctgaactcggatgtactggtcaggtagacaggaaaagccctgtgaacttttgaattttatttcctgtttgcccagcgtggagcgctgatcagaaCAGGTGACCATGtggtcccagaatcaaaaaagagttccagcatggaccgtacgggagctactgaatctgatctctgtatggagagatgaatctgttctatcagaactccgttccaaaagatgaaatgccaaaacatttgaaaaaaatctctaaggccatgatggacagaggccacaacagggactcaacacagtgctgcatgaaacttaaggagctgagacaagcgtaccagaaagccaaagaatcaaacggacgctcacggagggaggggcgactgacgactgtagctatctcacagttcccgcactctccgaaaaccatttgaattctgggctgagttcccaatgcctgaaggttcaaaaacattgtcgcaggtggttcagggtatatgtcgtcatcCACCACCgtgaaagcaaatggaaaaaaatagtttctcgccttttttcaatgtcactgtatgtctactggatgctgctggcagacacggtgctgcagcgctacacagcggCATCCCCTTGCCTTGGCTTGCGGACGGCAGATAGTACggtatgactggtatccgtcatcgtcgccccgtgggtgctcctggctggcctcagtgaggtcggtcgggggtgcctgggcaaaaatgggaatgactccaggtcattctcttctttaagttttgtctaatggagattcagtcctgcctggaatatcatggcagctggaggcttctgcctcaggctgctctcccagtcagcagcaccatgCGGTCGCGCCTACCCtagcctaccccttgctaccagggctcaaaattagatacttagacctctacattttgctgcaaataaaaaaattaagctgctgtttagaactgtcccccaacatacatatcccGGGACATtctgtattttaccagtgtcaaccaaaggaccacacacaaatggaataatagaatatcagggttggaagggacctcaggaggttatctagtccaatcccctgctcaaagcaggaccaacaccagctaaatcttcccagccagggcttcaccacgcctgaccttaaaaacctctaaggaaggagattccaccacctccctaggtaacccattccaatgcttcaccaccctcctagtgaaaaagtttttcctaatatccaacctaaacctccccaccgcaacttgagaccattactccttgttctgtcatctgctaccactgagaacagtctagatccatcctttttggaacgccctttcaggtagttgaaagcagctatcaaatcctccctcactcttctcttttgcagactaaacaattccagttccctcagcctctcctcataagtcatgtgctccagacccctaatcatttttgttgccctccgctggactctctccaattttgccacatcctttttgtagtgtggggctcaaaactgaacacagtactccagatgaggcctcaccaatgttgaggggtagaggggaatgatcacatccctcgatctgctggaaatgcccctacttatacagcccaaaatgccgttagccttcttggcaacaagggcacactgttgactcatatccagcttcttgtccactgtaacccctaggtccttttctgcagaactgcttcctagccattcggtccctagtctgtaacagtgaatgggattcttctatcttaagtgcaggactctgcacttgtccttgttgaaccttgtCTTTTGGCctagtcctctaatttgtctaggtccctctgtatcctatccctaccctccagcgtatctaccactcctcccagtttagtgtcatctgcaatcttgctgagggtgcagtccacgccatcctccagatcattaatgaagatattgaacaaaaccgcccCCAGGGCCGACCCTTGGGGctctccgcttgaaaccggctgccaactagacatggagccgttgatcactacctgttaagcccaacgatctagccagctttctatccactttatagtccattcatccagcccatacttctttaacttgctggcaagaatactgtgggagaccatatcaaaagcgttggagattcagtcctgcctgtgcttctatcctagtgctcatcacagattcccattttcagctataggatgagcaagtgcagaatggtggttcactctacttcgctgtaagccaaccgccctcccctccctgctttgatctctgcttgcagaggcaataaagtcagtgttgtttcaaattcatgcattctttattacttcatcacacaaatggggggataactgccacagtagcccaggcggggtgggggaggagagaagcaataggtggagttgttgcaggggcaccccctagaatggcatgcagctcataatttctgcgggatgtctggggctctgatctggagtggccatttgcctctctggttctttagtaggcttacCTGATATTCTTGGCAGGACTGACGcgccattagacaaaacttaaagaagagaatgatctggggattcattcccatttttgtccaggcgcccccaaccGACCTCTCTGAGGCCGGCCagaagcacccatgacagcagcagatggtacagtatgactggtaactgtctttgtcaacttgcaaagcagcaaacggtacagtagggctggtaaccatctttgctaacttgcaaaaggcaaggggatgctgctgtgtagccctgcagtaccgcatctgtcagcagcatccagtagacatacggtgacagtgaaaaaaggctgaacgggctccatggttgcggTGCTATGGCGTCcgcccaggcaatccagggaaaagggtgtgaaatgattgtctgccgttgctttcacggagggaggattgactgacgacatttacccgtAACCACCTGtaacaaatttttggccccatcagccattggaatctcaacccagaattccactggacaggggagactgcgggaactatgggatagctatgagatagctacccacagtgcaacgctccggaagtcgacactagcctcggtacatggacacacaccgtcGAATTAATATGCTTAgcgtggccgcgtgcactcgactttatacaatctgtttccaaaaatcgatttctgtaaaattggaaaaatcccgtagtgcagacataccctgtaGGGAGAAAGCCTCAAATCCATTTCCTTGGGCATCTAGAGAACAGAGAGAGCTcagatttaggcctggtctacactgggggaggggagggggtgtcgatgtaagatacgcaacttcagctataggaatagcgtagctgaagtcaacgtatcttatttcgccttacctcccatcctcacggcgcgggatcgacagctGCGGCTaccccccgtcgactccactaccactgctcgccctggtggagttccggagtcgacgggagtatATCGCGTCtaaattgatcgctacccgccttAGACCCCATCACATCACACAATTCTGGAGCCTCAGTTACTTGACAGGGCTCATTGAAGGTGATTGAGATCAGACCCAGGAAACACAGATGCAGCTGGTGGTTTCTGGGAGTGTAATATCAGTTAATTCTGGAGTCTGACTATGTTTACCTTCTCCAGAAGGAATTTGGAGGGATGTCAGGTGCTCTGCTGTGAGCTGCTCTCAGCCCCAAGGCCCAGGAGAGGGATTCTCTCAAATGCTTCTTCCCATCTCTGGTGTTTCCAGTAATAACAAGCAGCTATTTGAAAAGACAGGCAAGCTCTGGAGCTCCCCACATCCCTAGCTGATGTTTGCAATCCCATGGAGATCTTTTCAACATCAATGttccttttttcattttaaaagcaagTTTATGCTCAGCCAGGCGGTTGATGACAACTGCCAAGCAGTGTACATGGGAAATGTGTAAGTGCTTCCTCTCCAGGGAGCAGAGTAGCgatgggagtacttgtggcagccCTGTCCACTGCAGCCGCATCTCGAGTTGAGGCAGGGACTGCTGGTCAAAGGATCTGAAATCCTCTTCTTGCTGTTTGTATTAGTTCCTCAGGAATCTGACCCTGAAGTGAGTCTCTCAGCAAACAAGCTAGAGAGGCATCTGAGAGGCTAATACAGCCACAGGAGAGGAGGGTTTCAGTTCCTTTGACCTACAATCCTTGCTGAGCCTGTAGCATTCCTGTCAGTGTTCCCTATAGAGGAAGCACTTAATGAGTTTCCTATTTCACAGAGCCAAGAAGGGAAGAGCAGGATGTGGGGAGGAGACTGCAGTGCCTGACATGAAGCCCTTGACAGGAGGTGACTCATTTCCTGTTGGGCAGAGGGGTGTTTAGTGCAAACACAGCCACCTGCCAAATGGGCCCCTTGTTGAAGTAGATTTTGGGGGGAGAGGTTGCTGGGCAGGGCAGTTATGCTGCCACCTCACACACCAAGTGACTGAAAGTGGCAGCAGCAACTAaatcatcatggcaaatccccAAAGGAAGGTTCCTCCTTACAGGAAAATGTAACAAAAACTAAGGTCAGTTGTGTGGCATGCAGGGGTCAAGCTGGGCGAGACACCTCCGGTTCAGTGCCAACCCCCTTCATGTCACCATACACCGCTTACGGGCTGCCGCACGCCTAGCCCAGATTCCTTTTTCCTGCCTGTTGTTTGGGATATGCTGCTcacaggccagccgtgggtggAAAAGCAGAGGAGAGTAGAACTGCACCTGATGGGCTAAGggaggctccctgctgcccagaaATGcacgcaggcaggggcggctctaggcattttgccaccccaagcacggcaggcaggctgcctttggcggcttgcctgcgtaGGGTCTGctgccatgggaccagcggaccctccgcaggcaagccgctgaaggcagcctgcctgccgccctcgcggcaccggcagagcgcctccccggctcgccgccccaagcacgtgcttggcgtgctggggcctggagccgcccctgcacccagGAGCTCTGAGGCAGAGAGGTGGCTGGCAGTTGTGGTTAACATTTAACTCCACATCAGTGACTGTTCTGTACCTGAACTGTGCTGCTGCAGAGAGCCTTGACCAgcctccgcccctgcccctgccaaggAACGGCAGCAGCTGTCTCTGGAACCCGCCTGCAGGATGCCATTTGTGGGCAGTGACTAGGATCTCATTTAGCACATTTGAGCAGTGCCTGCTCACAGCTCTGACATGCAGGCTGGAGCCAGCATAAGAAATGTCCACCGCATTTCTGCCTGAGTGAGCGCCCTTTGGGGAAATATGGGGGTCGCCTTAGGGAGTGTAACACAAGGAAAAATGTTTAGTTTCTGGTTGGGTTTCCTCTGGTTCTGGTGAAACCACCGCAGCTCTTCAGGCAATTCTGCATCAGTCAGGGGCAGCTTCCCAGGCTCTCTTATCTGGGGAAGCTTTAGggttataattaaaaaaaataaaaatgattttttagaTGGAGAAGCTCTGCCGGATCGTCTAGTTCCCTGGGACCAGTCCAGTTTCTTTcctacaggattttttttaagtgttttgtcCAGTCTTGTCTTAAAGGAAAGATATTACAGCCTCATAGGCCTACATCAGTAAACTTTCCCTGATATTCCCCCTAAATTGTCCCTCTTTTCATGGATTTTAATGACATCTAAAATCAGAATGGATCTCCTGGTCTAACTTCCTGCATAGCACAGACCAGAGAACTTTACTCAATGATTCTTGCATTAAAGCCAATAACTTGTGGTTGCGCTACAGCAGCATTTTCCAAAGTGCAGAAGGACTAGGTACTTCCACAGCCATTGCAGAGTGACATGACAACTGTT
Coding sequences within:
- the LUZP1 gene encoding leucine zipper protein 1 isoform X5, which encodes MAEFTGYKETSNRHLRFKLQSLGRRLDELEEATKNLQKAEDELLDLQDKVIQAEGSNSSMLADVEALRKRVLKIEGKDEEIRKAEELCQLMKEKLEEEESLTRELKSEIERLQKRMAELEKLEEAFGRSKNDCTQLCLSLNEEKNLTKKISTELEILRMKVRELEASEDRLDKTEHSLVSELEKLKSLTLSFASERKHFNEREKQNEKLIQELTQKLEQNNKLNRADQTRNASNLLERSSNSLLDRNDLRIEDDLTPALPSKETRRKGSLDYLKHVENETRNKSENQKNKNQEDNKVKDLNQEIEKLKSQIKHFESLEEELKKMKAKNNDLQDSYLSEQNKNKLLTGQLEEIKIQIKKQKDMENGEVESEEMSLPSRIRHDRPNYRGIAAEPAISKHKSRELSPQHKRERTRNREFSSNNDSYTTSSKQVPSPSLITRRTAKASSTFALLETVITDTKRMEDKSAIATYLSMQKDSGAPQNEVKKSREQPSVLSRYPPAAHEHKSWKASSKPGNESGLKTKVEKLSQSFSDVCQGNSDALDEKSSKGEMTVSLTEKMKTSQTELSDLCVERPFMKNNHAPSNETASSYRYHISSQMLAAESTSSKAEAATASVLSHRQSPEGKSKRTINSQEREFTDTFHENTKPSTLIKYSNSSRSQEDILQILTSQGKEEMDQSAPSVTVQTNVGIKSDSLRSKAIKPASHEKLSTDEEIGKSTNATTESELEKRKKPSSREFSSSRGVLRASLFENDKNTGNEDDPPKSIKTSSDAASIGLKSRKSFSPREALRSKAIIKPVIIEKDMKEVMGGAGSEEYSQNQKSLFKTVTNKMTSSITIFPSEPANTRTNTNEAAKERHTSTSNIRVTPNELSTITNNISTPFEISINKSDIALKLSEADKIGDLALRNRTETLISRSSILIKPSEPIEKNNYEPSLETISWKSHGPLEAESPETKHITLRSSWRTRRGLQSLEDSQIKVEKNTASTRTKACKSSTDLSETEEANARIHLLEQNSRRSRATINSWNTPELEFRRTQSSLSASELSTRRSYVHDPITASTWNRMTLPGCWLCHLHV
- the LUZP1 gene encoding leucine zipper protein 1 isoform X1, translated to MAEFTGYKETSNRHLRFKLQSLGRRLDELEEATKNLQKAEDELLDLQDKVIQAEGSNSSMLADVEALRKRVLKIEGKDEEIRKAEELCQLMKEKLEEEESLTRELKSEIERLQKRMAELEKLEEAFGRSKNDCTQLCLSLNEEKNLTKKISTELEILRMKVRELEASEDRLDKTEHSLVSELEKLKSLTLSFASERKHFNEREKQNEKLIQELTQKLEQNNKLNRADQTRNASNLLERSSNSLLDRNDLRIEDDLTPALPSKETRRKGSLDYLKHVENETRNKSENQKNKNQEDNKVKDLNQEIEKLKSQIKHFESLEEELKKMKAKNNDLQDSYLSEQNKNKLLTGQLEEIKIQIKKQKDMENGEVESEEMSLPSRIRHDRPNYRGIAAEPAISKHKSRELSPQHKRERTRNREFSSNNDSYTTSSKQVPSPSLITRRTAKASSTFALLETVITDTKRMEDKSAIATYLSMQKDSGAPQNEVKKSREQPSVLSRYPPAAHEHKSWKASSKPGNESGLKTKVEKLSQSFSDVCQGNSDALDEKSSKGEMTVSLTEKMKTSQTELSDLCVERPFMKNNHAPSNETASSYRYHISSQMLAAESTSSKAEAATASVLSHRQSPEGKSKRTINSQEREFTDTFHENTKPSTLIKYSNSSRSQEDILQILTSQGKEEMDQSAPSVTVQTNVGIKSDSLRSKAIKPASHEKLSTDEEIGKSTNATTESELEKRKKPSSREFSSSRGVLRASLFENDKNTGNEDDPPKSIKTSSDAASIGLKSRKSFSPREALRSKAIIKPVIIEKDMKEVMGGAGSEEYSQNQKSLFKTVTNKMTSSITIFPSEPANTRTNTNEAAKERHTSTSNIRVTPNELSTITNNISTPFEISINKSDIALKLSEADKIGDLALRNRTETLISRSSILIKPSEPIEKNNYEPSLETISWKSHGPLEAESPETKHITLRSSWRTRRGLQSLEDSQIKVEKNTASTRTKACKSSTDLSETEEANARIHLLEQNSRRSRATINSWNTPELEFRRTQSSLSASELSTRRSYVHDPITASTWNRMTLPEESKDFVPTSRRKQYGSSEQLSQAETSEKRPTSQVELQQRPGTSPHAQLGCKTEDQEGGCRDFSQGNPTSHLWAETGFVSTGI